The following coding sequences lie in one Candidatus Eremiobacterota bacterium genomic window:
- a CDS encoding TrbI/VirB10 family protein: protein MDQKHVPSPVELVEKTWRGPVLGVIKISAKAGFFAALALAGLVGLIIYGISTAGHRHAANANAGANLTKASEQHAPWWDAIPNAQPTALKLPPIQIPSRVAPLIKSAENSVRVPPLTPTSTAETSALDAAREAQERRRALLEAAEAAPVTVRLNGQATPALAGAAQRAASLGSTELAASPTAENASQTTEQQDKNPPDAFLGSAANAARDRFFAVRQDDPSPYELHAGSIIPAVLLTGINAALPGTIVAQVRNDVFDSVTGRYLLIPRGTRLVGTYDNRIVQGQCRVLVVWTRLLYPDGSSLDLLGMPGTDEAGYAGFGANVDEHLNKIFTSALLLSIIGAGAQLSQPQQSSSLYTAPSVGQTIAAAFGQQIGNTSIQLTQRELEIPPTLDVPPGYLFNVLVDRDMVLTTPYDGVGAP from the coding sequence ATGGATCAAAAGCATGTCCCTTCGCCGGTCGAGCTGGTCGAAAAGACGTGGCGCGGCCCCGTTCTCGGGGTCATCAAAATCAGCGCGAAGGCCGGCTTCTTTGCGGCGCTGGCGCTTGCCGGCCTCGTCGGCCTGATCATCTACGGAATCTCGACGGCTGGCCATCGTCATGCCGCCAACGCAAATGCTGGGGCCAATCTGACCAAAGCGTCGGAGCAACACGCGCCGTGGTGGGACGCGATTCCCAACGCGCAACCTACAGCGCTGAAGCTTCCGCCCATTCAGATTCCATCGCGCGTCGCGCCGCTGATTAAGAGCGCCGAAAATTCGGTGCGCGTGCCGCCACTGACACCAACCTCCACGGCCGAAACGTCAGCGCTTGATGCCGCGCGCGAAGCTCAAGAACGGCGGCGCGCACTGCTCGAAGCGGCAGAGGCCGCCCCGGTCACCGTTCGATTAAACGGGCAGGCAACGCCAGCACTTGCCGGTGCGGCGCAACGTGCGGCGAGTCTCGGGTCAACAGAGCTTGCGGCGTCGCCGACTGCTGAGAACGCATCGCAGACAACAGAGCAGCAGGATAAAAACCCGCCCGACGCATTTCTCGGGTCCGCTGCAAACGCTGCACGCGACCGCTTCTTTGCGGTACGCCAAGACGATCCGTCGCCATACGAGTTGCACGCGGGAAGCATCATTCCAGCGGTTCTCCTTACCGGCATCAATGCGGCTCTACCGGGCACGATCGTTGCGCAGGTACGTAACGACGTCTTCGATAGTGTAACGGGACGCTATCTGCTCATTCCGCGTGGCACCAGACTCGTGGGTACGTACGATAACCGGATCGTCCAGGGTCAGTGCCGAGTGCTAGTCGTTTGGACGCGGCTGCTCTATCCGGATGGCTCAAGCCTCGATCTTCTCGGCATGCCAGGGACTGACGAAGCCGGGTATGCTGGGTTTGGCGCCAACGTTGACGAGCACCTCAACAAAATCTTCACGTCGGCGCTGTTGTTGAGCATCATCGGCGCCGGCGCCCAACTGAGCCAGCCGCAGCAGTCGTCGAGCCTTTATACCGCGCCGAGCGTCGGCCAAACCATCGCGGCCGCCTTCGGGCAGCAGATCGGGAACACCAGCATTCAGCTCACGCAGCGGGAGCTTGAAATACCGCCGACGCTTGACGTTCCGCCAGGTTATCTCTTCAACGTGCTCGTCGATCGCGATATGGTCTTAACGACACCCTACGACGGGGTTGGCGCGCCATGA
- the trbG gene encoding P-type conjugative transfer protein TrbG produces the protein MLRQITIFAFLACALVPAVAGAGAIAGPDGVLRYPFGERTPPTLRCKPLFVCDLVLEPGETIVNVAVGDSVRWLIAPASSGGTDNATPHVLVKPTEAGLRTNLIVTTNQRTYYLTLVSSYNNPMLRIGFLYPQDPQQAFATAAVSRGMRTKAPLAETAIDKLDFNYRMNGDRALQPIRVFNDGTHTYLQMPQSMREVPVLFAVGSDGGNTLVNYRFTGQYYVVDGVPDGIALIEGSGKRQRRALVTRGS, from the coding sequence ATGCTGCGACAGATCACCATCTTCGCGTTTCTTGCCTGTGCGCTCGTCCCGGCCGTCGCCGGCGCGGGAGCGATTGCTGGACCAGACGGCGTGCTGCGCTATCCGTTCGGCGAGCGTACACCGCCGACGTTGCGTTGCAAGCCACTCTTCGTCTGCGACCTCGTACTCGAACCGGGCGAGACGATCGTCAACGTGGCCGTCGGCGACTCGGTGCGGTGGCTGATCGCGCCGGCGTCGAGCGGCGGCACGGACAACGCTACACCGCACGTGCTCGTCAAGCCGACCGAGGCCGGGCTGCGCACAAACCTCATCGTGACGACCAACCAGCGGACATACTATCTCACGCTCGTTTCCAGCTATAACAATCCGATGTTGCGGATCGGCTTTCTTTATCCGCAAGACCCCCAGCAGGCCTTTGCGACCGCTGCGGTGTCGCGGGGGATGCGCACGAAAGCGCCGCTGGCCGAGACGGCGATCGACAAGCTCGATTTCAACTACCGCATGAACGGCGACCGCGCCCTGCAGCCAATACGCGTATTCAACGACGGTACGCACACGTATCTCCAGATGCCGCAAAGCATGCGCGAGGTTCCCGTCCTGTTCGCGGTCGGCAGCGATGGCGGCAACACGCTCGTCAACTATCGCTTTACCGGCCAGTATTATGTCGTCGACGGCGTGCCCGACGGCATCGCGCTGATCGAAGGCAGCGGAAAGCGTCAGCGCCGCGCGCTGGTCACGCGCGGGAGCTAG
- the trbL gene encoding P-type conjugative transfer protein TrbL, translating into MRPITRVASLLFFVAVLPVAAMAQPVPACAPNAGQGGILTGLAHQFSNTTGAWMNTALHYAQGLFFALVGIEIAWSAITYVLQKDSLPDFVASLLLKILGIGFFYILLQPQYGPVWIADIISSFSQAGSAIGGQSQLMASDPSSVFNCGTDIANAMLQSISENKVGLNLGNILPAIEAVLASMICSLGVVIAFAIVAGQLLITLIESYIVVGAGVFMLGFTGSRWTLVFGEKYVGYAVSVGIKLFMLELIVGLGYSLGQQWAALFYNGIAPPETYIEVVGAALVFGFLAWQIPSLAASLMNGAPRMTLGSFVNTAGAVAVGSVIAGSSVGGIVAGARAVSSSNTDTVRAAGDVGDASSARLLDTGTAARGNGRGSGEFANAYDTDAYAHEPERSARPSSSEASAAAEEADASAVEAADESDSASGDDGLSGEPRGPTEAEIEAEESAETRASDAAVSADDARATAQAEQHDVGTGGSSSTGINPMIFRQPPVPDDAADGNIEIRFKHPK; encoded by the coding sequence ATGCGTCCGATCACCAGAGTAGCGTCGCTGCTCTTTTTTGTTGCGGTTTTGCCCGTGGCTGCAATGGCACAGCCCGTGCCCGCCTGCGCGCCGAACGCCGGTCAGGGCGGCATTCTGACCGGTCTTGCGCACCAGTTCAGCAACACGACTGGGGCGTGGATGAACACGGCGCTGCACTACGCGCAAGGCCTCTTCTTTGCGCTGGTCGGGATCGAGATCGCGTGGTCGGCGATCACCTACGTCTTGCAGAAAGACAGTCTGCCGGACTTCGTGGCGTCGCTACTGCTCAAGATCCTGGGCATCGGGTTCTTCTACATCTTGCTGCAGCCGCAGTACGGGCCGGTCTGGATCGCCGATATCATCTCGAGCTTCAGCCAAGCCGGCAGCGCCATCGGCGGCCAATCCCAGCTCATGGCGAGCGACCCGAGCTCGGTCTTCAACTGTGGCACCGACATCGCCAACGCGATGTTGCAGAGCATCTCGGAAAACAAGGTCGGGCTCAACCTCGGCAACATCCTGCCGGCAATCGAAGCGGTGCTCGCGTCGATGATCTGCTCGCTCGGCGTCGTAATCGCGTTTGCGATCGTAGCAGGGCAGCTGCTCATCACGCTCATCGAATCCTATATCGTTGTCGGCGCCGGCGTCTTCATGCTTGGGTTCACTGGCAGCCGCTGGACACTGGTCTTCGGTGAGAAATACGTCGGCTACGCGGTCAGCGTCGGCATCAAGCTCTTCATGCTGGAGCTGATCGTCGGATTGGGCTACAGCCTCGGGCAGCAGTGGGCGGCGCTCTTCTACAACGGGATCGCGCCGCCGGAAACCTACATCGAAGTGGTGGGCGCGGCGCTGGTCTTCGGTTTTCTCGCCTGGCAGATTCCAAGTCTAGCGGCATCGCTTATGAACGGCGCACCACGCATGACGTTAGGCAGCTTCGTGAACACGGCCGGCGCCGTTGCGGTGGGAAGCGTCATTGCCGGAAGCAGCGTAGGCGGGATAGTTGCCGGCGCGCGAGCGGTGTCGAGCAGCAACACCGACACCGTCCGCGCTGCTGGCGACGTCGGCGACGCGAGCAGTGCGCGGCTGCTCGATACGGGCACGGCCGCGCGCGGCAATGGGCGCGGCTCGGGAGAGTTTGCAAACGCCTACGATACTGACGCCTACGCGCACGAACCGGAGAGATCCGCGAGACCTTCATCATCGGAAGCAAGTGCCGCCGCTGAGGAAGCCGATGCTAGCGCAGTGGAAGCGGCAGACGAATCCGACAGCGCTTCAGGCGACGATGGCCTCTCCGGCGAGCCGCGCGGCCCAACCGAGGCCGAGATTGAGGCAGAAGAAAGCGCGGAAACGCGCGCGAGCGACGCTGCGGTCTCCGCTGATGACGCACGCGCGACAGCTCAAGCTGAGCAACACGACGTTGGTACCGGCGGCTCTTCCTCGACCGGCATCAATCCAATGATATTTCGCCAGCCGCCGGTTCCAGACGACGCGGCCGACGGCAACATCGAGATTCGATTCAAACATCCTAAATGA
- the trbJ gene encoding P-type conjugative transfer protein TrbJ, translated as MNRYLVRAAALAAALLCVPAQPAHAQVAVYDAANFAKNALTELHTLQMVTDEATQITNQLQQIEYQVQSLRNFPNGIWGQIQEDLQALTRVAKVGQSISYADGNLSSEFTHMYPGYEVPTNYTQAYTQWATNSLGGIQGALQSANLQSTQFQSEDALFSQLQGLSDGSVGHMQALQVGNMIGVQEVQQLEKLRQLQMAQLQGEFDYLATQQQNDLVKFATLRAWLDSQQTYKSSE; from the coding sequence ATGAACCGATATCTCGTCCGCGCCGCCGCGCTGGCGGCAGCGCTTCTCTGCGTGCCGGCACAGCCGGCGCACGCGCAAGTCGCTGTCTACGATGCAGCTAACTTCGCTAAAAATGCCCTAACCGAACTCCACACGTTGCAGATGGTCACCGATGAAGCAACGCAAATCACGAACCAGCTCCAGCAAATAGAGTATCAAGTACAAAGTTTGCGCAACTTTCCCAACGGCATCTGGGGCCAGATCCAAGAAGACCTTCAGGCCCTCACCCGCGTCGCCAAAGTCGGGCAGAGCATCAGCTATGCCGATGGGAACTTGAGCAGCGAGTTCACGCACATGTACCCCGGCTACGAAGTTCCGACGAACTACACGCAAGCCTATACGCAGTGGGCGACCAACTCGCTCGGCGGCATCCAGGGCGCGTTGCAGTCGGCAAACCTGCAGAGCACGCAATTCCAGAGCGAAGACGCGCTCTTCAGTCAGCTCCAAGGGCTCTCTGACGGGTCGGTGGGGCACATGCAGGCGCTGCAGGTCGGCAACATGATCGGCGTTCAGGAAGTGCAGCAGCTCGAGAAGCTGCGTCAGTTGCAGATGGCGCAGTTGCAGGGCGAGTTCGACTACCTCGCCACGCAGCAACAGAATGACCTGGTCAAGTTCGCAACCCTGCGCGCGTGGCTGGACAGCCAGCAGACCTACAAGTCCAGCGAGTAA
- a CDS encoding VirB3 family type IV secretion system protein produces the protein MNEQPRTIPIHVSLIRPILLMGAERELVLISAIITAVLVMSLERPLFAVVGVVFWALTVATLQRAAKNDPLLSRVYLRHTRYRAYYSAQSRATARVSPAREGMPC, from the coding sequence ATGAACGAGCAACCGCGCACCATTCCGATTCACGTCTCGTTGATTCGTCCGATCCTACTCATGGGCGCCGAGCGCGAACTCGTGCTCATCTCCGCCATCATCACCGCAGTGCTGGTGATGAGCCTCGAACGGCCGCTCTTCGCAGTTGTCGGCGTCGTCTTCTGGGCGCTGACAGTCGCGACGCTGCAACGCGCAGCCAAGAATGATCCGCTGCTCAGCCGCGTGTATTTGCGCCACACCCGTTATCGTGCCTATTATTCTGCGCAGTCGCGAGCGACGGCGCGCGTTTCGCCCGCGCGGGAGGGCATGCCGTGCTAG
- a CDS encoding TrbC/VirB2 family protein encodes MNRMLAAVKTAAYLFPLFVLSTLRSALASTGGGLPWDTPLQTLQNDLTGPVATAVSVMALFAAGAALVFGEEMGPFVRRALLLVVAIAFLVLGNNFLSALGLTGAVI; translated from the coding sequence ATGAATCGTATGCTCGCCGCGGTAAAGACCGCGGCGTATTTGTTTCCGCTGTTCGTGCTTAGCACATTGAGGTCGGCGCTGGCGAGTACCGGCGGCGGTCTGCCGTGGGATACGCCATTGCAGACGCTGCAGAACGACTTAACCGGGCCTGTCGCCACCGCCGTCTCGGTGATGGCGCTCTTTGCCGCCGGCGCGGCGCTCGTTTTCGGTGAAGAGATGGGACCGTTCGTGCGGCGCGCGCTGTTGCTCGTCGTCGCGATTGCGTTCCTCGTGCTCGGCAACAACTTCTTGTCGGCGCTTGGGTTGACGGGAGCGGTCATATGA
- the trbB gene encoding P-type conjugative transfer ATPase TrbB, with the protein MHDQLHVRLEEKLRRELGPAVLDALAEPRVVEVMLNPDGRLWIDELGIGMRDTGTRISAVQAENLLGTVAATLGRVITPECPILEGELSLDGSRFCGLLPPVVLGPAFCIRKAAALVYSLDDYVRDGILDGPVHADVISLDRPPSNGHAGALRHAIRARQNILVVGGTQSGKTTLANGLLHEMSSMVGTSQRVLTIEETRELRCTVSNCVTLRTTETVDMTRLVRTALRLRPDRIIVGEVRGAEALAMLKAWNTGHPGGIATVHANDAHAGLIRLEQLVQEANVPPQPALIAEAVDLIVVIVRTPTGRKITEIARVRGVRASGYELDRIDPATADAPQLRRQLIAI; encoded by the coding sequence TTGCACGACCAGCTGCACGTGAGGTTGGAGGAAAAGCTCCGGCGCGAGCTCGGTCCTGCCGTGCTCGACGCGCTCGCTGAACCGCGGGTCGTCGAGGTGATGCTCAATCCCGACGGGCGCCTCTGGATCGACGAGCTCGGAATCGGCATGCGCGACACCGGGACGCGGATCTCAGCGGTGCAAGCCGAGAATCTTCTCGGCACGGTTGCGGCGACGCTTGGCCGCGTCATCACACCGGAATGTCCAATCCTCGAAGGCGAGTTGTCGCTCGACGGCAGCCGTTTTTGCGGATTGCTCCCACCGGTGGTGCTGGGACCGGCGTTCTGCATTCGCAAGGCCGCGGCACTGGTGTATTCGCTCGACGATTACGTGCGTGACGGCATTCTCGACGGCCCCGTGCACGCAGACGTTATTAGCCTCGATCGCCCGCCGTCGAATGGACACGCGGGCGCCTTGCGACATGCGATCCGGGCGCGACAGAACATTCTGGTCGTCGGGGGGACGCAAAGTGGAAAGACGACGCTCGCGAACGGGTTGCTGCACGAAATGAGCTCGATGGTTGGTACGAGCCAGCGCGTACTCACGATCGAGGAGACGCGCGAGCTGCGCTGCACGGTATCGAACTGCGTGACGCTGCGCACGACTGAGACTGTGGACATGACGCGCCTCGTTCGCACGGCGCTGCGCTTACGTCCGGATCGGATCATCGTCGGCGAGGTGCGTGGCGCGGAGGCGCTCGCTATGCTCAAGGCCTGGAACACCGGACACCCCGGCGGCATTGCGACCGTCCATGCTAACGACGCGCACGCCGGTTTGATCCGGCTCGAGCAGCTCGTGCAGGAAGCCAACGTACCGCCGCAGCCGGCGCTCATCGCCGAAGCCGTCGATTTGATCGTCGTGATCGTTCGCACGCCGACCGGGCGAAAGATCACCGAGATAGCACGCGTGCGCGGCGTCCGTGCATCGGGCTATGAGCTTGACCGTATCGATCCGGCGACTGCGGATGCGCCGCAGCTTCGCCGCCAGTTGATCGCTATATGA
- a CDS encoding type IV secretory system conjugative DNA transfer family protein — protein sequence MKASTHPNLYTLPRRDRDPMAVIFPSIGIVVWLGAASCWAATEHVARTFAYQASLGKPLFEHIYSPFQFIAWAVRFDHPSRFGLATHHVFLHAYEIVLFGNGLGVFAAASMAVGRLRRLQRYSDLHGSAHWASLEEIRATGLLGRDRGVYVGAWRDPQSKRTKYLRDPSATHCLAFMPTGSGKTVGLVIPTLLSWERSAVVHDVKGEIWHRTAGWRATSTQCGGLGQRVFKFEPTATDGSSVRLNPFDRIRIGTPYEVQDIQNIVELVADEGEKPVRGDNRFWVEMAKRLLLGLSLHVKHDDDPGNDSLPGVAATLSDPRFDDLDKLFDHLRDYAHDPSHSRGWVDAKGQATATHPLVAQVATQMLAMEGRVKANIVAETQSFLTLYSDPVIAANISSSDFDLTELHDGRISLYLVVQPANKKRLRTLTRLILTQTMLALMDTHEHVTEPRFLIMLEEVAEIGALDVVATALGLGRGYGIKLYLIAQDLSQLETAWGTKSKTLVANCAIRIASAANDVATAELLSKMCGTMTVRHTIRNYSGSRLSALLPHTMTTEHDTQRPLLTPDEVMRLPGARKTETGEIVEPGNLLVFASGQPPIYGVQPLYFRDRTFTQRASIPPPEVRRA from the coding sequence ATGAAAGCATCGACACATCCCAATCTCTACACGCTGCCGCGACGGGACCGCGATCCGATGGCCGTCATTTTTCCATCGATTGGCATCGTCGTCTGGCTTGGCGCTGCGTCATGCTGGGCAGCTACCGAACACGTCGCGCGGACGTTCGCCTACCAAGCGTCGCTCGGTAAGCCGCTATTCGAGCATATCTATTCGCCGTTTCAATTCATCGCCTGGGCGGTGAGGTTCGATCATCCTTCGCGCTTTGGGCTTGCAACCCATCACGTATTCCTACATGCGTATGAAATCGTACTATTTGGCAACGGGCTCGGGGTGTTCGCCGCGGCCTCGATGGCGGTAGGCCGACTCCGGCGCTTGCAACGGTACTCGGACCTCCATGGCTCGGCCCATTGGGCTTCACTCGAAGAGATTCGCGCCACCGGTCTACTCGGCCGCGACCGCGGGGTCTACGTCGGCGCATGGCGCGATCCGCAATCGAAACGGACAAAGTATCTGCGTGATCCAAGCGCGACGCATTGCCTGGCGTTCATGCCGACCGGCTCCGGTAAAACCGTCGGCCTCGTGATTCCGACGCTGCTTTCGTGGGAACGCTCGGCGGTCGTTCACGACGTCAAAGGTGAAATCTGGCACAGAACTGCCGGCTGGCGCGCGACGAGCACCCAGTGCGGCGGTCTCGGGCAGCGCGTCTTCAAGTTCGAGCCGACAGCAACGGACGGGTCGAGCGTCCGGCTTAATCCGTTCGATCGCATTCGCATCGGCACGCCCTACGAGGTCCAGGATATTCAGAACATCGTCGAGCTCGTCGCCGACGAGGGCGAGAAGCCCGTGCGTGGGGACAATCGATTCTGGGTCGAGATGGCGAAGCGCTTGCTGCTCGGCCTAAGCCTTCACGTCAAACACGACGATGATCCGGGCAACGATTCCCTTCCCGGTGTAGCCGCTACCCTTTCGGACCCGCGCTTCGACGATCTCGACAAACTGTTCGATCACCTGCGAGACTACGCCCACGATCCGTCGCATTCGCGCGGATGGGTCGACGCAAAGGGGCAGGCTACGGCGACACATCCGCTCGTCGCCCAGGTTGCGACCCAGATGCTTGCGATGGAGGGGCGCGTCAAGGCGAATATCGTCGCCGAGACGCAGAGCTTCCTGACCCTCTACAGCGATCCGGTGATCGCCGCGAACATCTCATCCAGCGACTTCGACCTGACGGAGCTGCACGACGGCCGCATCAGTCTCTACCTTGTAGTACAGCCAGCGAACAAGAAGCGGCTGCGCACGCTCACGCGTTTGATCCTCACGCAAACCATGCTTGCGCTAATGGATACACACGAACACGTCACTGAACCGCGCTTCCTCATCATGTTGGAAGAAGTCGCGGAGATCGGCGCGCTCGATGTCGTAGCGACCGCGCTTGGCCTTGGCCGGGGCTACGGGATCAAGCTCTATCTCATCGCGCAAGATTTGAGCCAGCTTGAGACGGCATGGGGCACCAAGAGCAAGACGCTCGTCGCGAACTGCGCGATACGGATTGCATCGGCGGCCAACGACGTCGCGACCGCCGAGTTGCTCTCCAAGATGTGCGGCACGATGACGGTGCGCCACACGATACGGAATTACTCGGGAAGCCGGCTCAGTGCGCTGCTCCCACATACGATGACCACAGAACATGACACGCAGCGCCCGCTCTTGACGCCCGATGAGGTGATGCGACTGCCAGGTGCCCGCAAGACCGAGACCGGCGAGATCGTCGAGCCGGGAAATCTTCTCGTCTTCGCCTCGGGGCAGCCACCGATCTACGGCGTGCAGCCGCTTTACTTCCGCGATCGTACATTTACGCAGCGCGCGTCGATCCCGCCGCCGGAGGTGCGCCGTGCCTGA